In one window of Streptomyces sp. FXJ1.172 DNA:
- a CDS encoding DUF6153 family protein, protein MISTGRHAPHPPPWRRCVLLVLALFVGLLGVHALGSGGAPGRTEHARAAHPLALTAQDGCPGGDRHRGGGRRQHADAACASGVVTGGLQLPALLPDPVAANAPDTCPRSRAATGLDGARAPPSPAGLHVLRT, encoded by the coding sequence ATGATCAGCACCGGACGGCACGCCCCGCACCCGCCCCCGTGGCGGCGCTGCGTGCTGCTCGTGCTGGCCTTGTTCGTGGGGCTGTTGGGCGTGCACGCGCTGGGGTCCGGCGGGGCCCCGGGACGCACGGAGCACGCCCGCGCCGCACACCCCCTCGCCCTGACCGCGCAGGACGGCTGTCCGGGCGGTGACAGGCACCGCGGCGGTGGCCGGCGGCAGCACGCCGACGCCGCGTGTGCGTCGGGCGTGGTGACCGGCGGTCTCCAGCTGCCGGCACTGCTCCCCGACCCGGTGGCCGCCAACGCCCCGGACACCTGCCCGCGCTCCCGTGCGGCCACGGGACTGGACGGCGCCCGCGCCCCTCCATCCCCGGCCGGACTCCACGTCCTGCGGACCTAG
- a CDS encoding lysophospholipid acyltransferase family protein, protein MFYYLLKYVLLGPLLRLVFRPRIEGLENVPDSGPAIVAGNHLSFSDHFLMPTMLGRRITFLAKAEYFTGPGLKGRLTAFFFRSAGQIPVDRSGKDAGQAAIREGLGVLGRGELLGIYPEGTRSHDGRLYKGKVGVAVMALRAGVPVVPCAMIGTFEAQPPGKVVPNIHPVTIRFGKPLDFSRYAGMEQERAILRAVTDEIMYAILTLSEQEYVDEYAAVVKERQAAEKGEKERRFPRAPLS, encoded by the coding sequence GTGTTCTACTACCTGCTCAAGTACGTGTTGCTGGGCCCCCTGCTGAGACTGGTCTTCCGGCCCCGGATCGAGGGCCTGGAGAATGTGCCGGACTCGGGACCCGCGATCGTCGCCGGGAACCATCTGTCGTTCTCCGACCACTTCCTGATGCCGACGATGCTGGGGCGCCGGATCACGTTCCTCGCCAAGGCGGAGTACTTCACCGGGCCGGGGCTCAAGGGCCGGCTCACCGCGTTCTTCTTCCGCAGCGCCGGGCAGATCCCGGTGGACCGCTCGGGCAAGGACGCCGGCCAGGCGGCGATCCGGGAGGGGCTCGGGGTGCTGGGCAGGGGCGAGCTGCTCGGCATCTACCCGGAGGGCACCCGCTCGCACGACGGCAGGCTCTACAAGGGCAAGGTCGGCGTGGCCGTCATGGCGCTGAGGGCCGGGGTGCCGGTGGTGCCGTGCGCGATGATCGGCACCTTCGAGGCCCAGCCGCCCGGCAAGGTCGTCCCGAACATCCACCCCGTCACCATCCGCTTCGGCAAGCCCCTCGACTTCTCCCGATATGCCGGTATGGAGCAGGAGAGGGCGATCCTGCGGGCCGTCACCGACGAGATCATGTACGCCATCCTGACGCTCTCCGAGCAGGAGTACGTCGACGAGTACGCGGCCGTCGTCAAGGAGCGGCAGGCCGCGGAGAAGGGCGAGAAGGAGCGCAGGTTCCCGCGGGCGCCGCTCAGTTGA